A genome region from Panthera leo isolate Ple1 chromosome A2, P.leo_Ple1_pat1.1, whole genome shotgun sequence includes the following:
- the LOC122213413 gene encoding LOW QUALITY PROTEIN: T-complex protein 1 subunit zeta-like (The sequence of the model RefSeq protein was modified relative to this genomic sequence to represent the inferred CDS: inserted 1 base in 1 codon): MEAVKTLNPKAEVARAQAALVVNISAARGLQDVLRTNLGPKGTMKMLVSGAGDIKLTKDGNVLLHEMQIQHPTASLIAKVATAQDDITGDGTTSNVLIIGELLKQADLYISEGLHPRIITEGFEAAKEKALQFLEQVKVSKEMDIETLIDVARTSLRTKVHAELADVLTEAVVDSILAIKKQDEPIDLFMVEIMEIKHKSETDTSLIRGLVLDHGARHPDMKKRVEDAYILTCNVSLEYEKTEVNSGFFYKSAEXEKLVKAERKFIDDRVKKIIELKKKVCGDSDKGFVVINQKGIDPFSLDALAKEGIVALQRAKRRNMERLTLACGGVALNSFDDLNPDCLGHAGLVYEYTLGEEKFTFIEKCNNPRSVTLLVKGPNKHTLTQIKDAIRDGLRAVKNAIDDGCVVPGAGAVEVAMAEALIKYKPSVKGRAQLGVQAFADALLIIPKVLAQNSGFDLQETLVKVQAEHSESGQLVGVDLNTGEPMVAAEVGIWDNHCVKKQLLHSCTVIATNILLVDEIMRAGMSSLKG; encoded by the exons ATGGAGGCCGTGAAGACCCTGAACCCCAAGGCTGAGGTAGCCAGAGCCCAGGCGGCGCTGGTGGTCAACATCAGCGCGGCCCGGGGACTGCAGGACGTGCTGAGGACCAACTTGGGGCCTAAAGGCACCATGAAGATGCTTGTTTCTGGTGCTGGAGACATCAAGCTTACTAAAGATGGCAACGTGCTGCTTCATGAAATGCAAATTCAGCACCCAACAGCCTCCTTAATAGCCAAAGTAGCAACAGCCCAGGATGACATAACTGGTGATGGTACCACTTCCAATGTCCTAATCATTGGAGAACTACTGAAACAGGCAGATCTCTACATTTCTGAAGGTCTTCATCCCAGAATAATAACAGAAGGATTTGAAGCTGCAAAGGAAAAGGCACTTCAGTTTTTGGAACAAGTCAAAGTAAGCAAAGAAATGGACATAGAAACACTTATAGATGTGGCCAGAACATCTCTACGTACTAAAGTGCATGCTGAACTTGCTGATGTCTTAACAGAGGCTGTGGTGGATTCCATTTTggctattaaaaaacaagatgaaCCTATTGACCTCTTCATGGTTGAGATTATGGAGATAAAACATAAATCTGAAACTGATACAAGCTTAATCAGAGGTCTTGTTTTAGACCATGGGGCGCGGCATCCTGATAtgaaaaaaagagtagaagatGCATACATCCTCACATGCAATGTGTCATTAGAATATGAAAAAACAGAAGTGAATTCTGGCTTTTTTTACAAGAGTGCAG GAGAGAAGCTtgtaaaagctgaaagaaaattcattgatgatagagttaaaaaaataatagaactgaaaaagaaagtcTGTGGTGATTCAGATAAAGGATTCGTGGTTATTAATCAAAAGGGAATTGACCCCTTTTCCTTAGATGCTCTTGCAAAAGAAGGCATAGTAGCTCTGCAGAGggctaaaaggagaaatatggaAAGGCTGACTCTTGCTTGTGGTGGAGTAGCTCTAAATTCTTTTGATGACCTAAATCCTGATTGTTTGGGACATGCAGGACTTGTCTATGAATATACATTGGGAGAAGAGAAATTCACCTTTATTGAGAAATGTAACAACCCTCGCTCTGTCACATTATTGGTCAAAGGACCAAATAAGCACACACTCACTCAAATCAAAGATGCAATAAGAGATGGCTTGAGGGCTGTTAAAAATGCTATTGATGATGGCTGTGTAGTTCCAGGTGCTGGTGCAGTGGAAGTGGCAATGGCAGAAGCCTTGATTAAATATAAGCCCAGTGTAAAGGGCAGGGCCCAGCTTGGAGTGCAAGCATTTGCTGATGCATTGCTCATTATTCCCAAGGTTCTTGCTCAGAATTCTGGTTTTGACCTTCAAGAAACACTAGTTAAAGTTCAAGCAGAACATTCAGAATCAGGTCAACTTGTAGGTGTGGACTTGAACACAGGTGAGCCAATGGTAGCTGCTGAAGTAGGCATATGGGATAACCATTGTGTAAAGAAACAGCTTCTTCACTCCTGCACTGTGATTGCCACCAACATTCTCCTGGTTGATGAGATCATGCGAGCTGGAATGTCTTCTCTAAAAGGTTGA